The genomic window AAAAGAGCGAATCAAGGGTTCAATAGTTTAAAGGGGTCGCATAAGGCACTTCATTCAGAGTTGTTCAAGTCTCTCCAATTACTCGATAATTACGATATTCGCGGGGATTACGCTTTTTCACATGGTGATCTTCAACACCATAACGTAGTCGTCAATTCAGACAAACGACTGATTTGGCTCGACTTTGACCAAGCATGCAGGCGTCCACTCAGGCATGATTTAGCCGCTGTTGAACTTATGATGTTGCGGAAGTGTCCGGAAGTAATTGATGAATTCGAACGGGGATATTTCGTAACCCACTCAGACCAACTGGATGGTTGGCGGAAATACCGTCTTATGTGGTATCGCATTATTTCCTTGCGGAGGGCTCTGTTTAAGCTAGAACAAACTAGGAAGCTTAGGGGTTTTAAAAAGGTAAAAGAGTATATGGCACTTAACTCTGCGTGTGGGGAAGTCAAAGACGCTGGGCAACCGAGCAGCGAGCTTATGAGGACCATCGTACACACAGCTCAACACAGACTAAACTCATAGAAGTATACAAATTAAATATAAGGAATGTGCCTAGGAGTGATTATGTATCGGCGAGGGATGCAAACGAACTAAGAGAAACAGGGCCGCCAATTGATCTAAATGATAAATACGCGTCCTCTAAGTATTGGCCTACCAATTCATTGACGATGAAGGCACTCGTAGGTTTTATCCACCCTAGATGAGACACTGAGTAGAATGACGGGGAGTGATATTTCTCATTGGCGACGAAGGGTACTATGTACATTAGAATATAGCCAGTTTTCTAACCAATCGTTCCGGGAAATGCATGTCGCTTCGATCAATCGCCTTTGGCCGTATATTTTAAAGAAGATTCATAATCACATCTGTCCAAAATAGGTTTTTAAGAAGGGAGCCTCAGACAGGTAGAATTTTGTTTGTAAGATCAAAAAACCTGAAGGAGGACTCCCTTGATGAATAAGTTTAACAGTATTTTTGGACAAATCTTACAAATATTTCCAAGAAGTGAGTTTTACAATGCAGTACTAGAGACAGGAGCAGAAAGGAGGGCGAAGGGATTTAGTAGCTGGCAGCAATTCGTAGCCATGCTATTTTGTCAAATAGGGCAGGCTCATAGCCTTAGGGAGATATGCGGAGGACTAGCAACCTGTGTTGGTAAGCTGAGACACCTTGGGGTAAGGAGCGCACCCAAGAGGTCTACTCTTTCATATGCGAATGAGCACAGGCCCTGGCAGTTATATGAGAAGATATTTTATCAGTTGTTAGGGAGGTGTAAGTTATATGCTCAAGGTAAGAAGAAGTTCCGGTTTAAGAACAAGTTATTCAGCCTGGATGCTACGGTGATAGAGCTTTGCGCTAGTTTATTTGACTGGGCAAAGTTCAGGAGGACAAAGGGAGCAGTGAAGCTTCACCTACTCTTAGACCATGAGGGATATCTTCCGGTATTTGCCAATGTAACAGGGGGAAGGGTGCATGAGGTAAACATAGCCAGGGGA from Thermodesulfobacteriota bacterium includes these protein-coding regions:
- a CDS encoding phosphotransferase, whose product is KRANQGFNSLKGSHKALHSELFKSLQLLDNYDIRGDYAFSHGDLQHHNVVVNSDKRLIWLDFDQACRRPLRHDLAAVELMMLRKCPEVIDEFERGYFVTHSDQLDGWRKYRLMWYRIISLRRALFKLEQTRKLRGFKKVKEYMALNSACGEVKDAGQPSSELMRTIVHTAQHRLNS